In one Cloacibacillus porcorum genomic region, the following are encoded:
- a CDS encoding DUF559 domain-containing protein, which yields MFLAKYPARFQRQKVIDRYIADFYCFKTALVVEIDGGQHYCGGRPDFYAGCR from the coding sequence ATTTTTCTCGCAAAATATCCCGCGCGTTTTCAGCGTCAGAAGGTTATCGACCGCTATATAGCAGACTTTTATTGTTTTAAGACCGCCTTGGTCGTAGAAATAGACGGCGGTCAGCACTATTGCGGCGGCCGCCCGGATTTTTACGCGGGTTGCCGATAG
- a CDS encoding sigma-70 family RNA polymerase sigma factor, whose protein sequence is MQKENQNVHLSPLPVPRPEPVSVPDTVRAYKPLVKAVAKRYQGRGAEYDDLVQEGCLALLILVPKCPDPQWLACFLKNHLPGYIRDAAARLRRAHAVGKGLPLEELEEILGAEEQNYREIELREMLMRALSPDEFDITQALIGGYSQREIARTLGVSQQAVAARLKTIRKKIKKALNE, encoded by the coding sequence ATGCAGAAAGAGAACCAGAACGTTCACTTGTCTCCCCTACCCGTACCACGACCGGAGCCCGTTTCCGTTCCTGATACCGTCCGTGCCTACAAGCCGCTTGTAAAGGCCGTCGCGAAACGCTACCAGGGACGCGGCGCGGAATACGACGACCTCGTGCAGGAGGGCTGTCTCGCGCTGCTCATCCTCGTCCCCAAATGCCCCGACCCCCAATGGCTCGCGTGCTTCCTCAAAAACCACCTGCCCGGATACATAAGGGACGCCGCGGCGCGTCTCCGCCGCGCGCACGCCGTCGGCAAAGGGCTGCCGCTCGAAGAGCTGGAAGAGATACTTGGCGCGGAAGAACAAAACTACCGTGAAATCGAACTGCGCGAGATGCTCATGCGCGCCCTTTCCCCCGATGAGTTCGACATCACCCAGGCGCTCATAGGCGGTTACAGCCAGCGGGAGATCGCGCGTACCCTGGGCGTCAGCCAGCAGGCGGTCGCGGCGCGCCTTAAAACAATCCGTAAAAAGATAAAAAAGGCGCTGAACGAATAA
- the rpsT gene encoding 30S ribosomal protein S20, whose protein sequence is MPNKKSAKKRVLVTERNRIYNRFWKTRCKNAVKKLLEAVASKDLDLATKRLNEAQGVLDKAVVKGVVHRNTAARRKSNMAAKVKALSA, encoded by the coding sequence TTGCCAAACAAGAAATCAGCAAAAAAACGAGTCCTGGTCACTGAGAGAAACCGCATCTACAACCGCTTTTGGAAGACCCGCTGCAAGAACGCGGTGAAGAAGCTCCTCGAGGCGGTAGCGAGCAAGGATCTTGATCTTGCGACAAAGAGGCTGAACGAGGCTCAGGGCGTACTGGATAAGGCGGTAGTTAAGGGCGTCGTCCACCGTAATACAGCGGCCCGCCGCAAGTCGAACATGGCTGCAAAAGTCAAGGCCCTCTCAGCCTAG
- the leuS gene encoding leucine--tRNA ligase encodes MPYDFSAIEPKWQKAWADSKIFEVEVDHSKEKFYCLEMFPYPSGALHMGHLRNYSIGDLLARFLRMQGLNVLYPMGFDAFGMPAENAAIKNKTAPSDWTWSNIEHMTQQLKNAGYSYDWRRRVETCNVDYYRWNQWLFLQFYKKGLVYRKHAPVNWCDKCQTVLANEQVVDDGVCWRCGTPVTKRDLDQWFIRITDYAQELVDCLDDLKGWPERVVTMQRNWIGRSEGVHFEMEIADTDLKLEAFTTRIDTIFGVTFVAMAAEHPYVEKFAEMAGGEKAAEMRAFAKRMASRSTIERTAVGTDKEGMDTGFFAVNPVTGEKSPIWIADYILTDYGTGAIMGVPAHDQRDFDFARKYNIPVITVVRPVDEPAPDGATMPAAVAADGVACNSGFLDGLPTEEAIARAAEWFEEHGKGKKEVQFRLRDWLISRQRYWGTPIPMVYCDHCGIVPVPEEQLPVELPLDIEMPANGGNPLAQRPDWYNTTCPVCGGPARRETDTIDTFFCSSWYFDRYTSPWSTDMPFDKEAAAYWMTVDQYIGGIEHACLHLIYARFFTKVLSDLGLLPADMREPFKRLLTQGMVIKDGAKMSKSIGNVVDPDEIIKKYGADTARLFILFAAPPEKDLDWSERGVEGANRFLGRVWRLVEQNLDGLRTASAERVAMGSLTLPAERDMKRIIHSTLDRVTKDIREERQFNTAVARLMELTNALISFAPEDAKGWSIKREGVETLLCCLSPFAPHITEELWHQLGNEDFLSVHRWFEVDKSALVEDSATVVLQINGKVREQFTVSAGLSKEDLLAEVMSREETKKRLEGKEIVKTIAVPGKLVNIVVKG; translated from the coding sequence ATGCCGTATGATTTTTCCGCCATTGAACCGAAATGGCAGAAAGCGTGGGCCGACTCGAAGATTTTTGAGGTAGAGGTCGACCACAGCAAAGAGAAGTTCTATTGCCTTGAAATGTTCCCCTATCCGAGCGGGGCGCTCCATATGGGGCACCTGCGCAACTATTCGATCGGCGATTTGCTGGCGAGGTTCCTGCGTATGCAGGGGCTGAACGTCCTCTACCCGATGGGCTTCGACGCCTTCGGCATGCCGGCGGAGAACGCGGCGATCAAGAATAAGACCGCTCCCTCCGACTGGACCTGGAGCAATATCGAGCATATGACGCAGCAGCTCAAAAACGCGGGCTACAGCTACGACTGGCGCCGCCGCGTGGAGACCTGCAACGTAGACTATTATAGATGGAACCAGTGGCTCTTCCTGCAGTTCTACAAAAAAGGGCTCGTATACCGCAAGCATGCGCCCGTCAACTGGTGTGACAAGTGCCAGACGGTGCTTGCCAACGAGCAGGTCGTCGACGACGGCGTCTGCTGGCGCTGCGGCACGCCGGTCACGAAGCGCGACCTCGACCAGTGGTTCATCCGCATCACGGATTACGCGCAGGAGCTGGTGGACTGCCTTGACGATCTCAAGGGCTGGCCGGAGCGCGTCGTCACGATGCAGCGCAACTGGATAGGCCGCTCCGAGGGCGTTCACTTTGAGATGGAGATCGCCGATACGGATCTCAAGCTCGAGGCTTTCACGACGCGTATTGATACTATCTTTGGCGTCACCTTCGTCGCGATGGCCGCGGAACATCCCTACGTGGAGAAGTTCGCGGAGATGGCGGGCGGCGAAAAGGCCGCGGAGATGCGCGCCTTCGCCAAGCGGATGGCCTCGCGCAGCACAATCGAGCGCACCGCCGTCGGCACCGATAAAGAGGGTATGGACACCGGCTTCTTCGCCGTCAATCCCGTCACGGGAGAGAAGTCGCCGATTTGGATCGCCGACTATATCCTCACCGATTACGGCACGGGGGCGATTATGGGTGTTCCCGCGCACGACCAGCGCGACTTCGATTTCGCGCGTAAATATAATATCCCCGTCATCACCGTCGTCCGCCCCGTAGACGAACCGGCTCCCGACGGCGCGACGATGCCCGCGGCGGTGGCCGCCGACGGCGTCGCCTGCAACTCCGGTTTCCTCGACGGCCTGCCCACGGAAGAGGCGATTGCCAGGGCCGCCGAGTGGTTCGAGGAGCACGGCAAGGGCAAGAAAGAGGTGCAGTTCCGGCTCCGCGACTGGCTCATTTCGCGCCAGCGTTATTGGGGAACGCCGATCCCGATGGTCTACTGTGACCACTGCGGCATAGTCCCCGTGCCGGAGGAGCAGCTTCCCGTCGAGCTGCCGCTTGACATAGAGATGCCCGCGAACGGCGGCAATCCGCTTGCTCAGCGCCCCGACTGGTACAATACGACCTGCCCGGTCTGCGGCGGCCCGGCGCGCCGTGAAACGGATACGATAGATACATTCTTCTGTTCGTCATGGTATTTTGACCGTTACACCTCCCCCTGGAGCACGGATATGCCATTCGATAAGGAGGCGGCGGCCTACTGGATGACCGTCGATCAGTATATCGGCGGTATCGAGCACGCCTGTCTGCACCTTATTTACGCGCGTTTCTTTACTAAGGTGCTCTCCGATCTCGGCCTTCTGCCCGCCGATATGCGCGAGCCGTTTAAGCGTCTGCTGACGCAGGGCATGGTCATCAAGGACGGAGCTAAGATGTCAAAGTCGATCGGCAACGTCGTCGACCCCGACGAGATAATCAAGAAATACGGCGCGGATACGGCGCGCCTCTTTATCCTCTTTGCCGCCCCGCCCGAAAAGGACCTTGACTGGTCCGAGCGCGGCGTGGAGGGGGCTAACCGCTTCCTCGGACGTGTCTGGCGTCTCGTCGAGCAGAATCTCGACGGTCTGAGGACCGCCTCCGCGGAGCGTGTGGCGATGGGTTCCCTGACTCTGCCGGCGGAGCGCGATATGAAGCGCATCATCCACAGCACGCTTGACCGGGTCACGAAGGATATTCGCGAAGAGCGGCAGTTCAACACCGCCGTCGCCCGTCTGATGGAGCTGACGAACGCCCTTATCTCCTTCGCGCCGGAGGACGCGAAGGGCTGGAGCATCAAACGCGAGGGCGTCGAGACGCTGCTTTGCTGTCTCTCTCCCTTTGCGCCGCATATCACGGAGGAACTCTGGCATCAGCTTGGCAACGAGGATTTCCTCTCCGTCCACCGGTGGTTCGAGGTGGATAAGAGCGCGCTCGTCGAGGACAGCGCTACCGTCGTGCTCCAGATAAACGGCAAGGTGCGCGAGCAGTTTACCGTTTCCGCGGGGCTTTCAAAGGAGGACCTGCTCGCCGAGGTGATGTCCCGCGAAGAGACTAAGAAGCGTTTGGAGGGCAAGGAGATCGTCAAGACGATCGCCGTTCCCGGCAAGCTTGTAAATATAGTGGTGAAGGGCTGA
- the holA gene encoding DNA polymerase III subunit delta, whose protein sequence is MPALLLIAASGTAQRRLLEETAAELEKKGYVAAGKQEGGEWSSLLSDNMTGGLFDESRFIIVESAPLLGPFPEKLSSMIDADSSVTLVLVYESEIKSQPAKFIPKDVLAKCRLLKAAEFPRWPRERQIWVANLAKELGVDLAPQGAAMIVELLEDPEEIRAQLKSLGLLKKKSPVTAADVEELCLDDGSRNLLRLLDGLCTGDFAGVLKSLHAMARTGDLIPTLTPIHNRMRLAWYSGLGKDAPAFAKALGAKDYAWRMAKQADQRYGHGAVTDFIAALIRMNIEERSGIGSGWQGLETAIIGLMGSADNTRR, encoded by the coding sequence ATGCCGGCTCTCCTCCTGATCGCCGCCTCGGGGACAGCTCAAAGGCGCCTTCTCGAGGAGACCGCTGCCGAGCTTGAAAAAAAAGGATATGTGGCCGCCGGGAAACAGGAGGGAGGGGAGTGGAGCTCCCTTCTCTCCGATAATATGACCGGCGGCCTTTTTGACGAGAGCCGCTTCATAATCGTGGAGTCTGCGCCGCTTCTCGGTCCATTTCCCGAAAAGCTTTCCTCAATGATAGACGCGGATTCCTCGGTGACGCTCGTCTTGGTCTATGAGAGCGAGATAAAATCTCAGCCCGCTAAGTTCATACCGAAGGATGTTCTCGCGAAGTGCCGTCTGCTCAAAGCCGCGGAGTTTCCGCGCTGGCCGCGCGAGCGCCAGATATGGGTGGCTAATCTTGCAAAGGAGCTTGGCGTGGATCTCGCGCCGCAGGGCGCGGCGATGATCGTCGAGCTGCTGGAGGACCCGGAGGAGATACGTGCCCAGCTGAAGAGCCTGGGGCTTCTGAAAAAAAAGTCCCCCGTCACCGCCGCTGATGTGGAGGAGCTCTGCCTTGACGACGGGAGCCGAAATCTCCTGCGCCTGCTTGACGGCCTCTGCACCGGGGATTTCGCGGGGGTGCTGAAGAGCCTGCACGCGATGGCGCGCACAGGAGACTTGATCCCGACGCTTACGCCGATTCACAACCGTATGCGTCTTGCCTGGTATTCGGGGCTCGGTAAGGACGCTCCCGCCTTTGCCAAGGCGCTTGGCGCTAAGGATTATGCCTGGCGCATGGCGAAGCAGGCCGACCAGAGATATGGACACGGGGCGGTCACGGATTTTATCGCCGCGCTTATCAGGATGAATATAGAGGAAAGAAGCGGAATCGGCTCCGGCTGGCAGGGGCTGGAGACGGCGATAATAGGGCTCATGGGTTCGGCGGATAATACGCGCCGCTGA
- a CDS encoding 50S ribosomal protein L34 — translation MGFLERSASPSGRRILRNRRRKGRARLAV, via the coding sequence ATGGGCTTCCTTGAACGCTCTGCATCCCCCAGCGGACGCCGTATTCTTAGAAATCGTCGCCGTAAAGGTAGAGCACGTCTCGCCGTCTAA
- a CDS encoding DUF6273 domain-containing protein, translated as MQFNPNIGPEWACWWSESQIRKFLNGKEYVGSVSADKTEITVTNPKGYSFYDKAFSAGEGSGIIKAAVDNSSTQGAPTGPKTTDKIFLLSYADVDDSNNAQALGKKYGFVDIGSREAELTDYSVSRGVINHTSGNKKYGIWWLRSPGNIVGSASSVRSAGYLNAYYVDFGSAGLRPAFRLNLKNIIFTSPAAGGKDAGVVTALQKQVYDGIYTHIPTSRDFTEHKLTLATNTYKLTSADLTSGAITAGTSIDVSYSGASTGAGYHLAAVVTSGDRALYYGRIKSLEDDSKANGTATFVIPEYHDSEEVYIFVEGNNNNGDGKTDFAGVPVCLTGNGRDIKALSPDVLPDLKSISVAPSSLDLAAGQTATLNVGYSPVDAKEDIGWISSAPDIVSVDGAGKLTAHKAGTATITATTVKSNITDSCTVTVTQPFEGLNLNIPKAELIEKDTMEISAFLYPVDTSETISEIEWRVSDEKILKASALAGEPAKAKITALAAGRAFVTAKVTTSAGTLYEKQSEITVTAKPAPGPTPSGGSGGGCNAGLGMGILALLAFVPRIVRKDKNVK; from the coding sequence GTGCAATTCAACCCAAATATAGGACCGGAGTGGGCTTGCTGGTGGAGCGAATCGCAGATCCGCAAATTCCTCAACGGTAAAGAATATGTCGGGTCGGTCTCCGCGGACAAGACAGAGATAACGGTGACGAACCCAAAAGGTTATTCCTTCTACGACAAGGCCTTCTCCGCGGGCGAAGGCAGCGGGATAATAAAGGCGGCGGTGGACAACTCGAGCACACAGGGTGCTCCCACCGGTCCTAAGACGACCGATAAAATATTCCTCCTCTCCTACGCCGATGTTGACGACTCCAATAACGCACAGGCGCTGGGCAAAAAATACGGTTTTGTCGATATTGGTTCCCGCGAAGCGGAGCTTACCGACTATAGCGTGTCGCGGGGAGTCATCAACCATACTAGTGGTAATAAAAAGTATGGTATTTGGTGGCTTCGTTCCCCCGGCAACATCGTAGGCTCGGCGTCGAGCGTCCGTAGCGCCGGCTACCTCAACGCTTACTACGTTGACTTTGGGTCTGCCGGCCTCCGTCCGGCTTTTCGTCTGAATCTTAAAAACATCATCTTTACCTCTCCCGCCGCAGGCGGGAAAGACGCCGGAGTGGTCACTGCGCTTCAGAAACAGGTGTATGACGGCATATACACGCATATACCAACGTCGAGAGACTTTACCGAACACAAACTGACCCTCGCCACAAACACCTACAAACTGACCTCCGCCGACCTGACCAGTGGCGCCATCACCGCCGGCACAAGCATTGACGTGAGTTACTCCGGCGCCTCGACGGGCGCGGGTTACCACCTCGCCGCCGTTGTGACCAGCGGAGACAGGGCGCTGTACTACGGACGGATAAAGAGCCTTGAAGATGACTCCAAGGCAAACGGAACCGCAACCTTCGTCATTCCCGAATACCACGATAGCGAAGAGGTCTATATCTTTGTAGAGGGAAACAACAACAACGGCGATGGCAAGACAGACTTTGCCGGCGTGCCGGTCTGTCTGACGGGAAACGGCAGAGATATCAAAGCACTCTCGCCGGACGTACTCCCTGACCTGAAATCCATCTCCGTGGCCCCCTCCTCTCTTGACCTCGCCGCAGGCCAAACCGCTACGCTTAACGTAGGCTATTCGCCCGTGGACGCAAAAGAAGATATAGGCTGGATCAGCAGCGCTCCTGATATCGTCTCCGTTGACGGCGCCGGAAAGTTAACGGCGCACAAAGCCGGCACGGCGACAATAACGGCGACGACGGTAAAGAGCAATATCACCGACTCCTGCACAGTCACCGTGACACAACCCTTCGAGGGGCTCAACCTCAATATCCCGAAAGCGGAGCTGATCGAAAAAGATACGATGGAGATATCGGCATTCCTCTATCCCGTGGATACCTCCGAGACCATCAGCGAAATAGAGTGGCGCGTCAGCGACGAAAAGATACTTAAAGCGTCCGCCCTAGCGGGAGAGCCGGCAAAGGCAAAGATAACCGCGCTGGCCGCCGGCAGAGCGTTTGTGACGGCAAAAGTCACAACCTCGGCTGGCACTCTCTACGAAAAACAATCCGAGATAACCGTGACGGCAAAACCAGCCCCGGGACCGACGCCCTCAGGCGGTTCGGGCGGCGGCTGCAACGCGGGTCTGGGTATGGGCATACTCGCCCTTCTGGCGTTCGTTCCCCGTATAGTGAGAAAAGACAAAAACGTGAAATAA